Proteins from a genomic interval of Zingiber officinale cultivar Zhangliang chromosome 2A, Zo_v1.1, whole genome shotgun sequence:
- the LOC122040711 gene encoding protein WHAT'S THIS FACTOR 1, chloroplastic-like — MEPRSLLSPPRTVPPYSFPLLISSSSSTRSSCLLFPRKAAFFGTNLAEGLANPLNLSSCRRSFTITAAVKWRKEAPFDSVIEREKKLKLVLKIRNILVSQPDRIMSLKQLGRFRRDLGLTRKRRFIALLRRFPAVFEIVEEGVYSLRFRLTPEAERIYLEELRARQEMEQLHIVKLRKLLMMALDRRILLEKIAHLRHDLGLPAEFRDTICRRYPQYFRVVPTDRGPALELTHWDPELAISAAEAAEEENRIREADEQNLIIERAPKFKRVKLPRGLNLSKGEMRKLNQFKEIPYISPYSDFSELRPGTPKKEKHACAVVHEILSFTLEKKTLVDHLTHFREEFRFSQQLRGMLIRHPDMFYVSLKGTRDSVFLREAYRDSQLLEKDRMLILKEKLRALVAVPRFARRGLRKLDETSQGDETLGGSQNGTDEEWSDVDGLVPVGFDGDFDDEDDDDDDSGEDDWSDEEDESPPDFDDGEGLNFDREKLQVVNGSRKPEGQVLVPTFPDGRERERW, encoded by the coding sequence ATGGAGCCAAGATCGCtcctttctccaccgagaacAGTTCCTCCTTACTCCTTCCCCCTCCTAATCTCCTCCTCGTCCTCCACGAGATCGTCCTGCCTCCTCTTCCCCAGGAAAGCCGCCTTCTTTGGTACTAATCTCGCCGAGGGATTGGCCAATCCGCTAAATCTGTCATCTTGCCGGCGTTCCTTCACCATTACCGCCGCCGTCAAGTGGCGGAAGGAGGCACCTTTCGACAGCGTGATCGAGCGCGAGAAGAAGCTGAAGTTGGTGCTCAAGATCCGCAACATCCTCGTGAGCCAGCCGGACCGCATCATGAGCCTCAAACAGCTCGGCCGATTCCGCCGAGACCTCGGCCTCACGCGGAAGCGCCGCTTCATCGCGCTCCTCCGCCGCTTCCCGGCCGTGTTCGAGATCGTGGAGGAGGGTGTTTACTCCCTCCGCTTCCGGCTGACTCCCGAGGCCGAGCGGATTTATCTGGAGGAGTTGCGCGCCCGGCAAGAGATGGAGCAGCTGCACATCGTCAAGCTGCGCAAGCTACTGATGATGGCGCTTGACCGGAGGATCCTCCTTGAGAAGATCGCCCATCTGCGCCACGACCTTGGGCTCCCGGCCGAGTTCAGGGACACCATCTGCCGCCGCTACCCACAGTACTTCCGGGTCGTACCCACTGACCGCGGCCCTGCACTTGAGCTCACACATTGGGATCCTGAGCTTGCCATCTCTGCTGCCGAGGCTGCAGAAGAGGAGAACAGAATACGCGAGGCCGACGAGCAGAATTTGATCATCGAGAGGGCTCCCAAATTCAAACGAGTAAAGCTTCCCAGAGGCTTGAATCTGTCCAAGGGAGAGATGCGGAAGTTGAACCAATTCAAGGAGATACCTTACATATCTCCATACTCTGATTTCTCTGAATTGAGGCCTGGCACACCAAAGAAGGAGAAGCATGCCTGCGCCGTTGTCCATGAGATTCTAAGTTTCACACTCGAAAAGAAGACATTGGTTGATCACCTCACCCACTTCAGGGAGGAGTTCAGGTTCTCACAGCAGCTTAGGGGAATGCTTATCAGGCACCCCGATATGTTCTATGTCTCACTTAAGGGGACAAGGGATTCTGTTTTCCTTCGCGAAGCTTATCGCGACTCACAGTTGCTCGAGAAGGATAGGATGTTGATTCTCAAGGAGAAATTGCGCGCACTTGTTGCAGTCCCACGGTTTGCCAGGAGGGGTCTTCGCAAGTTAGACGAAACTAGCCAAGGTGATGAAACACTTGGAGGAAGCCAAAATGGAACTGATGAGGAATGGTCCGACGTTGATGGTCTTGTGCCTGTCGGGTTTGATGGTGATTTTGATGATGAAGATGACGACGATGATGATTCCGGAGAGGATGACTGGAGCGATGAAGAGGATGAATCACCTCCAGATTTTGATGACGGTGAGGGTCTGAACTTTGACAGGGAGAAGTTGCAAGTAGTTAATGGCTCCAGAAAGCCTGAAGGTCAAGTTCTTGTTCCCACATTTCCAGATGGCAGGGAAAGAGAAAGATGGTAA
- the LOC122040712 gene encoding caM kinase-like vesicle-associated protein codes for MEQFLKVGELIGSLKALMVFQDEIQVNRRQCGLLVDAFDLAFASVAEELRTHFRFAEKPAAKWRALEHPLKELYRVLCEGEQYVRRCLEPGDWWSKAISRHCNTDCVEFHLHNLLWCVPVVLEAIENAAESADHDDLHKKKLIFSKKYEREWMDPNLFQQKLGKSYLTSQDFCSRLDSAWKEDSWILSETIAERRLSTTNPLTKQENKLAELLVGPRGHLHPSSVLVGSPDYQVRRRFEAGSNHKEVQWMGESYVVKHAICDVEALMNEISILSSVAHPNVMQYLYSFADEERTECFMVMELMNKDLSSHIREASSSRRKVPFPLLVAVDTMLQIARGMEYLHSKKIYHGDLNPLNILVKTRNPSAEGFLHVKITGFGLSPAKKSKAMANPCIWHSPEVLTQQQSGNGLNLTDKADVYSFGMICFELLTGKVPFEDNHLQGDKMSKNIRAGERPLFPCQCPKYLTNLTRRCWHSDSAHRPSFASICRVLRYIKRFLVMHPDQSLPDMPAPAVDYFDMESSLSKIVSNWARRDDPRVWEVPFQMYAYRVLEREKTGVNMKDRTSESGSEGASVCGDENVFNGILDDTLSNSTDSVKLSLESTPDRNKKTPTKLLNGKANMQPLGQNQKTGAFLSPRGSCGQSVKRNSERQFQPVVMSSGRRTPSDHPSETELV; via the exons ATGGAGCAGTTCCTGAAGGTGGGGGAGTTGATCGGCAGCCTCAAGGCTCTGATGGTGTTCCAGGACGAGATACAGGTCAACCGCCGGCAGTGCGGGTTGCTGGTCGACGCATTCGATCTCGCGTTCGCCAGCGTCGCCGAGGAGCTCCGGACCCACTTCCGCTTCGCGGAGAAGCCAGCGGCCAAGTGGCGAGCTCTGGAGCACCCCCTCAAGGAGCTCTACCGCGTGTTGTGCGAGGGCGAGCAATACGTTCGGCGGTGCCTGGAGCCCGGCGACTGGTGGAGCAAAGCCATCTCGCGCCACTGCAACACCGACTGCGTCGAGTTCCACCTCCACAACCTGCTCTGGTGCGTCCCAGTCGTGCTCGAGGCCATCGAGAACGCCGCCGAGAGCGCCGACCACGACGACCTCCACAAGAAGAAGCTCATCTTCTCCAAAAAGTACGAGAGGGAGTGGATGGATCCCAATCTCTTCCAGCAGAAGCTGGGGAAGTCATACTTGACCTCGCAAGATTTCTGCAGCAGACTGGACTCCGCTTGGAAAGAGGACTCATGGATCCTCTCAGAAACCATAGCCGAGAGGAGGCTTTCCACCACGAACCCTCTCACAAAACAGGAGAACAAGCTCGCCGAGCTCCTGGTTGGTCCCAGAGGCCACCTGCACCCCAGCTCAGTCCTGGTTGGTTCGCCTGACTACCAAGTCCGGCGAAGATTTGAGGCCGGGAGCAACCACAAGGAGGTGCAGTGGATGGGCGAGAGCTATGTGGTGAAGCATGCTATTTGTGATGTTGAGGCACTGATGAATGAGATCTCCATCCTATCATCAGTCGCCCACCCAAATGTGATGCAGTACCTCTACTCGTTCGCCGACGAAGAAAGGACAGAGTGCTTCATGGTGATGGAGCTCATGAACAAGGATCTCTCCAGTCACATAAGGGAGGCATCTTCCTCAAGGAGAAAGGTGCCCTTTCCTCTGCTGGTTGCAGTGGATACAATGCTTCAGATTGCGAGAGGAATGGAATACCTCCACTCGAAGAAGATCTACCATGGTGACTTGAATCCTCTCAACATCTTGGTGAAAACTAGGAACCCTTCCGCAGAGGGATTTTTGCATGTGAAGATCACTGGTTTTGGTCTCTCACCAGCCAAGAAATCCAAGGCCATGGCAAATCCATGCATCTGGCATTCGCCTGAGGTTCTAACACAGCAGCAGTCCGGCAATGGCTTGAATTTGACAGATAAGGCCGATGTCTATAGCTTTGGGATGATCTGCTTTGAGCTTTTGACAGGAAAAGTTCCTTTTGAGGACAACCACCTTCAAGGTGATAAGATGAGCAAGAATATCAGGGCTGGTGAGAGGCCATTGTTTCCATGTCAATGCCCAAAGTACCTCACAAACTTGACAAGGAGATGTTGGCACTCTGATTCGGCGCACCGACCAAGCTTCGCTTCAATATGTAGAGTGCTCCGCTACATCAAACGGTTCTTGGTTATGCATCCAGATCAAAGCCTTCCAGACATGCCTGCACCTGCTGTGGATTATTTTGACATGGAGAGTAGCCTTTCTAAAATAGTCTCAAACTGGGCAAGGAGAGATGATCCCCGGGTCTGGGAAGTTCCTTTTCAGATGTATGCTTATCGAGTTCTAGAAAGGGAGAAGACCGGTGTCAATATGAAGGACCGGACATCTGAATCAGGAAGTGAGGGGGCATCCGTTTGTGGAGATGAGAATGTATTCAATGGCATTCTAGATGACACACTCTCAAACTCTACTGATTCAGTCAAATTGTCCCTAGAGAGCACCCCagataggaacaagaaaacaccaacAAAATTACTCAATGGAAAAGCAAATATGCAACCATTAG GTCAGAACCAAAAAACAGGAGCTTTCCTATCGCCGCGAGGATCATGTGGTCAAAGTGTAAAGAGGAATTCTGAAAGACAATTCCAACCAGTAGTAATGAGCTCAGGAAGGCGGACACCCTCAGATCATCCCTCTGAAACGGAATTAGTATGA